The following coding sequences lie in one Scatophagus argus isolate fScaArg1 chromosome 9, fScaArg1.pri, whole genome shotgun sequence genomic window:
- the LOC124064160 gene encoding carcinoembryonic antigen-related cell adhesion molecule 5-like isoform X3 gives MEILPLLCILSVVCTGLTTGAGVLPDVPLNAAVGQTVTFTPTLTPPLVTVIWNFNQNKNIITFTGETFTAPEYEGRITFSPSSGSLELWSVNLNDTGEYSVFIIRQGELAKNGATTLRVYEPVSNVTLAANSTDLVEFNSSVTLTCSSSGPSLSFLWLNSSSEVTESDRVQLTDGGSTLTIVNVTRYDQGPFRCLVSNPVSNGSSIAVNLSISYGPENIILTSPPHEYYAVGSNFILSCSADSRPAAMFYWFLNGDQLTDTGAELRLTNIQMSQSGNYSCQGFNQKTGRYETSQSSPVTVLEPVSNVMLAASSTDLVEFNSSVTLTCSSSGSSLSFLWLNSSSEVTESDRVQLTDGGSTLTIVSVTRYDQGPFRCLVSNPVSNDSSNEVNLSISYGPDNVQITGPSEVHVGQAINLTCSAESNPSASYTWMLNGTEIHNSAVFTKNTPEPSDSGEYTCQVTNKITERTSSAVHVLSVTGNSATTSGCSGGCIAGIVIAVLVILGAAGGGGYYVYRKKKQQKKPSNRNTATGPTRIEGHDNQTYSEELNYADIKFFKNKDGGTVQLGQQNNSEYAQIKVNNRPVVEHSPPTYDAHLQRPKREAPQPDVTQLYAKVNKNRANHT, from the exons ATGGAGATTTTACCTTTGCTTTGTATTCTCTCTGTGGTTTGTACGG GTTTAACCACAGGAGCTGGTGTGTTGCCAGATGTTCCTCTGAATGCAGCTGTGGGACAGACGGTGACGTTCACCCCAACACTGACTCCACCACTTGTAACAGTCATATGGAACTTTAATCAGAATAAGAATATAATCACGTTTACTGGTGAAACCTTCACTGCACCAGAGTATGAAGGCAGGATCACCTTCTCCCCTTCTTCTGGATCTCTGGAGCTCTGGAGTGTGAATTTAAATGACACTGGAGAATACAGCGTTTTCATTATACGACAGGGAGAACTAGCAAAGAATGGAGCCACCACACTGAGAGTTTATG AGCCAGTCTCCAATGTAACGTTAGCTGCCAACAGCACAGACCTGGTGGAGTTCAACAGCTCCGTCACActgacctgctcctcctctggaccctccctctctttcctctggctgaacagcagctctgaggtgacagaaagtgacagagttCAGCTCACTGATGGAGGCTCCACCCTCACTATAGTCAATGTGACCCGCTATGACCAGGGACCATTCAGGTGTCTCGTGTCCAATCCTGTCAGTAATGGCAGCAGCATTGCAGTAAACCTCTCCATCAGCT ATGGCccagaaaatattattttgacatCTCCACCACATGAATACTATGCAGTCGGATCAAACTTCATCCTGTCCTGCTCAGCTGACTCCAGACCTGCTGCCATGTTTTACTGGTTTCTGAATGGAGACCAGCTGACTGATACTGGAGCAGAGCTCAGACTGACAAACATTCAGATGAGTCAGAGTGGAAACTACAGCTGTCAGGGCTTTAACCAGAAAACTGGGAGATATGAAACGTCTCAGTCTTCACCTGTGACTGTACTGG AGCCAGTCTCCAATGTAATGTTAGCTGCCAGCAGCACAGACCTGGTGGAGTTCAACAGCTCCGTCACActgacctgctcctcctctggatcctccctctctttcctctggctgaacagcagctctgaggtgacagaaagtgacagagttCAGCTCACTGATGGAGGCTCCACCCTCACTATAGTCAGTGTGACCCGCTATGACCAGGGACCATTCAGGTGTCTCGTGTCCAATCCTGTCAGTAATGACAGCAGCAATGAAGTAAACCTCTCCATCAGCT atgGACCAGACAATGTTCAAATCACAGGTCCAAGTGAGGTACATGTTGGACAGGCCATAAATTTAACCTGCTCTGCTGAGTCCAACCCATCTGCTAGTTACACCTGGATGCTGAATGGGACGGAGATACACAACTCTGCTGTGTTCACTAAAAACACACCTGAGCCTTCTGACAGCGGCGAATACACCTGTCAAgtcacaaataaaataactgagaGAACGTCATCGGCGGTGCACGTATTATCTGTAACAG GCAACTCGGCCACAACATCAGGCTGTTCAGGTGGTTGCATTGCTGGGATAGTAATCGCAGTGTTAGTCATCCTTGGAGCAGCTGGTGGTGGAGGATACTACGTTTATAGAAAAAA aaaacagcagaaaaagccCTCCAATAGAAACACGGCCACCGGACCCACAA GAATTGAAGGTCATGACAACCAAACATACTCTGAG GAGCTGAACTATGCAGATATCAAGTTTTTCAAGAACAAAGATGGTGGGACAGTCCAGCTGGGGCAGCAGAATAACTCAGAATACGCTCAGATCAAAGTGAACAACAGACCCGTCGTGGAACATTCACCTCCTACCTATGATGCCCACCTGCAGCGACCCAAGAGGGAAGCTCCTCAGCCTGACGTCACACAGCTTTATGCTAAGGTTAACAAGAACCGGGCGAATCACACATGA
- the LOC124064160 gene encoding carcinoembryonic antigen-related cell adhesion molecule 5-like isoform X1 gives MEILPLLCILSVVCTGLTTGAGVLPDVPLNAAVGQTVTFTPTLTPPLVTVIWNFNQNKNIITFTGETFTAPEYEGRITFSPSSGSLELWSVNLNDTGEYSVFIIRQGELAKNGATTLRVYEPVSNVTLAANSTDLVEFNSSVTLTCSSSGPSLSFLWLNSSSEVTESDRVQLTDGGSTLTIVNVTRYDQGPFRCLVSNPVSNGSSIAVNLSISYGPENIILTSPPHEYYAVGSNFILSCSADSRPAAMFYWFLNGDQLTDTGAELRLTNIQMSQSGNYSCQGFNQKTGRYETSQSSPVTVLEPVSNVMLAASSTDLVEFNSSVTLTCSSSGSSLSFLWLNSSSEVTESDRVQLTDGGSTLTIVSVTRYDQGPFRCLVSNPVSNDSSNEVNLSISYGPENIILTSSPHEHYAVGSNITLSCSADSRPAAMFYWFLNGDQLTDTGAELRLTNIQMSQSGDYSCQAFNQKTLRYETSLLSVVSVLERISGVSLTSTTNLPIEKKSVNLTCEAAGTVFNRRWKKDGSDLILADNMMVYDENRGLFVHPLQRTDSGTYSCNVSNPFSAEEATFTMDVNYGPDNVQITGPSEVHVGQAINLTCSAESNPSASYTWMLNGTEIHNSAVFTKNTPEPSDSGEYTCQVTNKITERTSSAVHVLSVTGNSATTSGCSGGCIAGIVIAVLVILGAAGGGGYYVYRKKKQQKKPSNRNTATGPTRIEGHDNQTYSEELNYADIKFFKNKDGGTVQLGQQNNSEYAQIKVNNRPVVEHSPPTYDAHLQRPKREAPQPDVTQLYAKVNKNRANHT, from the exons ATGGAGATTTTACCTTTGCTTTGTATTCTCTCTGTGGTTTGTACGG GTTTAACCACAGGAGCTGGTGTGTTGCCAGATGTTCCTCTGAATGCAGCTGTGGGACAGACGGTGACGTTCACCCCAACACTGACTCCACCACTTGTAACAGTCATATGGAACTTTAATCAGAATAAGAATATAATCACGTTTACTGGTGAAACCTTCACTGCACCAGAGTATGAAGGCAGGATCACCTTCTCCCCTTCTTCTGGATCTCTGGAGCTCTGGAGTGTGAATTTAAATGACACTGGAGAATACAGCGTTTTCATTATACGACAGGGAGAACTAGCAAAGAATGGAGCCACCACACTGAGAGTTTATG AGCCAGTCTCCAATGTAACGTTAGCTGCCAACAGCACAGACCTGGTGGAGTTCAACAGCTCCGTCACActgacctgctcctcctctggaccctccctctctttcctctggctgaacagcagctctgaggtgacagaaagtgacagagttCAGCTCACTGATGGAGGCTCCACCCTCACTATAGTCAATGTGACCCGCTATGACCAGGGACCATTCAGGTGTCTCGTGTCCAATCCTGTCAGTAATGGCAGCAGCATTGCAGTAAACCTCTCCATCAGCT ATGGCccagaaaatattattttgacatCTCCACCACATGAATACTATGCAGTCGGATCAAACTTCATCCTGTCCTGCTCAGCTGACTCCAGACCTGCTGCCATGTTTTACTGGTTTCTGAATGGAGACCAGCTGACTGATACTGGAGCAGAGCTCAGACTGACAAACATTCAGATGAGTCAGAGTGGAAACTACAGCTGTCAGGGCTTTAACCAGAAAACTGGGAGATATGAAACGTCTCAGTCTTCACCTGTGACTGTACTGG AGCCAGTCTCCAATGTAATGTTAGCTGCCAGCAGCACAGACCTGGTGGAGTTCAACAGCTCCGTCACActgacctgctcctcctctggatcctccctctctttcctctggctgaacagcagctctgaggtgacagaaagtgacagagttCAGCTCACTGATGGAGGCTCCACCCTCACTATAGTCAGTGTGACCCGCTATGACCAGGGACCATTCAGGTGTCTCGTGTCCAATCCTGTCAGTAATGACAGCAGCAATGAAGTAAACCTCTCCATCAGCT ATGGCCCcgaaaatattattttgacatCTTCACCACATGAACACTATGCAGTCGGATCAAACATCACCCTGTCCTGCTCAGCTGACTCCAGACCTGCTGCCATGTTTTACTGGTTTCTGAATGGAGACCAGCTGACTGATACTGGAGCAGAGCTCAGACTGACAAACATTCAGATGAGTCAGAGTGGAGACTACAGCTGTCAGGCCTTTAACCAGAAAACTCTGAGATATGAAACGTCTCTGCTGTCAGTTGTCTCTGTACTGG AGAGAATATCAGGTGTTTCTTTGACATCGACAACAAACCTGCCGATTGAGAAGAAGTCTGTCAACTTAACCTGTGAGGCTGCTGGCACTGTATTTAACAGAAGGTGGAAGAAGGATGGCTCAGATCTGATCCTGGCAGACAACATGATGGTTTATGACGAGAACAGAGGGCTGTTTGTTCACCCTCTACAGAGAACAGACAGTGGAACATATTCCTGTAACGTCAGTAACCCATTCAGCGCTGAGGAAGCTACATTCACCATGGATGTTAACT atgGACCAGACAATGTTCAAATCACAGGTCCAAGTGAGGTACATGTTGGACAGGCCATAAATTTAACCTGCTCTGCTGAGTCCAACCCATCTGCTAGTTACACCTGGATGCTGAATGGGACGGAGATACACAACTCTGCTGTGTTCACTAAAAACACACCTGAGCCTTCTGACAGCGGCGAATACACCTGTCAAgtcacaaataaaataactgagaGAACGTCATCGGCGGTGCACGTATTATCTGTAACAG GCAACTCGGCCACAACATCAGGCTGTTCAGGTGGTTGCATTGCTGGGATAGTAATCGCAGTGTTAGTCATCCTTGGAGCAGCTGGTGGTGGAGGATACTACGTTTATAGAAAAAA aaaacagcagaaaaagccCTCCAATAGAAACACGGCCACCGGACCCACAA GAATTGAAGGTCATGACAACCAAACATACTCTGAG GAGCTGAACTATGCAGATATCAAGTTTTTCAAGAACAAAGATGGTGGGACAGTCCAGCTGGGGCAGCAGAATAACTCAGAATACGCTCAGATCAAAGTGAACAACAGACCCGTCGTGGAACATTCACCTCCTACCTATGATGCCCACCTGCAGCGACCCAAGAGGGAAGCTCCTCAGCCTGACGTCACACAGCTTTATGCTAAGGTTAACAAGAACCGGGCGAATCACACATGA
- the LOC124064160 gene encoding carcinoembryonic antigen-related cell adhesion molecule 5-like isoform X2: MEILPLLCILSVAFTGLTTGAGVLPDVPLNAAVGQTVTFTPTLTPPLVTVIWNFNQNKNIITFTGETFTAPEYEGRITFSPSSGSLELWSVNLNDTGEYSVFIIRQGELAKNGATTLRVYEPVSNVTLAANSTDLVEFNSSVTLTCSSSGPSLSFLWLNSSSEVTESDRVQLTDGGSTLTIVNVTRYDQGPFRCLVSNPVSNGSSIAVNLSISYGPENIILTSPPHEYYAVGSNFILSCSADSRPAAMFYWFLNGDQLTDTGAELRLTNIQMSQSGNYSCQGFNQKTGRYETSQSSPVTVLEPVSNVMLAASSTDLVEFNSSVTLTCSSSGSSLSFLWLNSSSEVTESDRVQLTDGGSTLTIVSVTRYDQGPFRCLVSNPVSNDSSNEVNLSISYGPENIILTSSPHEHYAVGSNITLSCSADSRPAAMFYWFLNGDQLTDTGAELRLTNIQMSQSGDYSCQAFNQKTLRYETSLLSVVSVLERISGVSLTSTTNLPIEKKSVNLTCEAAGTVFNRRWKKDGSDLILADNMMVYDENRGLFVHPLQRTDSGTYSCNVSNPFSAEEATFTMDVNYGPDNVQITGPSEVHVGQAINLTCSAESNPSASYTWMLNGTEIHNSAVFTKNTPEPSDSGEYTCQVTNKITERTSSAVHVLSVTGNSATTSGCSGGCIAGIVIAVLVILGAAGGGGYYVYRKKKQQKKPSNRNTATGPTRIEGHDNQTYSEELNYADIKFFKNKDGGTVQLGQQNNSEYAQIKVNNRPVVEHSPPTYDAHLQRPKREAPQPDVTQLYAKVNKNRANHT; the protein is encoded by the exons GTTTAACCACAGGAGCTGGTGTGTTGCCAGATGTTCCTCTGAATGCAGCTGTGGGACAGACGGTGACGTTCACCCCAACACTGACTCCACCACTTGTAACAGTCATATGGAACTTTAATCAGAATAAGAATATAATCACGTTTACTGGTGAAACCTTCACTGCACCAGAGTATGAAGGCAGGATCACCTTCTCCCCTTCTTCTGGATCTCTGGAGCTCTGGAGTGTGAATTTAAATGACACTGGAGAATACAGCGTTTTCATTATACGACAGGGAGAACTAGCAAAGAATGGAGCCACCACACTGAGAGTTTATG AGCCAGTCTCCAATGTAACGTTAGCTGCCAACAGCACAGACCTGGTGGAGTTCAACAGCTCCGTCACActgacctgctcctcctctggaccctccctctctttcctctggctgaacagcagctctgaggtgacagaaagtgacagagttCAGCTCACTGATGGAGGCTCCACCCTCACTATAGTCAATGTGACCCGCTATGACCAGGGACCATTCAGGTGTCTCGTGTCCAATCCTGTCAGTAATGGCAGCAGCATTGCAGTAAACCTCTCCATCAGCT ATGGCccagaaaatattattttgacatCTCCACCACATGAATACTATGCAGTCGGATCAAACTTCATCCTGTCCTGCTCAGCTGACTCCAGACCTGCTGCCATGTTTTACTGGTTTCTGAATGGAGACCAGCTGACTGATACTGGAGCAGAGCTCAGACTGACAAACATTCAGATGAGTCAGAGTGGAAACTACAGCTGTCAGGGCTTTAACCAGAAAACTGGGAGATATGAAACGTCTCAGTCTTCACCTGTGACTGTACTGG AGCCAGTCTCCAATGTAATGTTAGCTGCCAGCAGCACAGACCTGGTGGAGTTCAACAGCTCCGTCACActgacctgctcctcctctggatcctccctctctttcctctggctgaacagcagctctgaggtgacagaaagtgacagagttCAGCTCACTGATGGAGGCTCCACCCTCACTATAGTCAGTGTGACCCGCTATGACCAGGGACCATTCAGGTGTCTCGTGTCCAATCCTGTCAGTAATGACAGCAGCAATGAAGTAAACCTCTCCATCAGCT ATGGCCCcgaaaatattattttgacatCTTCACCACATGAACACTATGCAGTCGGATCAAACATCACCCTGTCCTGCTCAGCTGACTCCAGACCTGCTGCCATGTTTTACTGGTTTCTGAATGGAGACCAGCTGACTGATACTGGAGCAGAGCTCAGACTGACAAACATTCAGATGAGTCAGAGTGGAGACTACAGCTGTCAGGCCTTTAACCAGAAAACTCTGAGATATGAAACGTCTCTGCTGTCAGTTGTCTCTGTACTGG AGAGAATATCAGGTGTTTCTTTGACATCGACAACAAACCTGCCGATTGAGAAGAAGTCTGTCAACTTAACCTGTGAGGCTGCTGGCACTGTATTTAACAGAAGGTGGAAGAAGGATGGCTCAGATCTGATCCTGGCAGACAACATGATGGTTTATGACGAGAACAGAGGGCTGTTTGTTCACCCTCTACAGAGAACAGACAGTGGAACATATTCCTGTAACGTCAGTAACCCATTCAGCGCTGAGGAAGCTACATTCACCATGGATGTTAACT atgGACCAGACAATGTTCAAATCACAGGTCCAAGTGAGGTACATGTTGGACAGGCCATAAATTTAACCTGCTCTGCTGAGTCCAACCCATCTGCTAGTTACACCTGGATGCTGAATGGGACGGAGATACACAACTCTGCTGTGTTCACTAAAAACACACCTGAGCCTTCTGACAGCGGCGAATACACCTGTCAAgtcacaaataaaataactgagaGAACGTCATCGGCGGTGCACGTATTATCTGTAACAG GCAACTCGGCCACAACATCAGGCTGTTCAGGTGGTTGCATTGCTGGGATAGTAATCGCAGTGTTAGTCATCCTTGGAGCAGCTGGTGGTGGAGGATACTACGTTTATAGAAAAAA aaaacagcagaaaaagccCTCCAATAGAAACACGGCCACCGGACCCACAA GAATTGAAGGTCATGACAACCAAACATACTCTGAG GAGCTGAACTATGCAGATATCAAGTTTTTCAAGAACAAAGATGGTGGGACAGTCCAGCTGGGGCAGCAGAATAACTCAGAATACGCTCAGATCAAAGTGAACAACAGACCCGTCGTGGAACATTCACCTCCTACCTATGATGCCCACCTGCAGCGACCCAAGAGGGAAGCTCCTCAGCCTGACGTCACACAGCTTTATGCTAAGGTTAACAAGAACCGGGCGAATCACACATGA
- the LOC124064161 gene encoding uncharacterized protein LOC124064161 isoform X1: MAHWNKLCCVLLVALTGGPGLVASQEITWYGPVHAGQIVTFTCSSSCSTKCIYTWSFLGRTVNGSTLTWTPDGRDSMVELHCNILDPGTGVSNTMSINVEIHNRLSVQISSPNTVPSLNKSLDLVCYCDTVVYVLDPPLLVYQVVWYKDGQKVTLRENMQLPDNATLHFDSLLPSDAGFYQCEAYTIMSRRRRLFSLGYLLSFEPWNVSISGPDIVFPGRQSKFTCLARCSLNVDCAVKWQFRSGFPIGTHLSVYENELRWTPSIPGTFQNFTCVAENVATRRSAEATKMVEVKDGSEAVQFSGLFVMIFSLGQLLLFDS, from the exons ATGGCTCACTGGAATaagctttgctgtgttttgttggtGGCACTGACGG GGGGACCAGGTTTAGTGGCCTCACAGGAGATTACCTGGTATGGTCCAGTGCATGCTGGTCAAATTGTCACTTTCACCTGTTCCTCTTCTTGCTCTACAAAATGCATCTACACCTGGTCCTTCCTGGGCCGCACTGTCAATGGGAGCACATTAACCTGGACACCGGATGGACGGGACAGTATGGTAGAATTACACTGCAACATTCTTGATCCAGGAACAGGAGTCTCCAACACTATGTCCATCAATGTAGAAATTCATA ataGATTGTCTGTGCAAATCAGCTCACCAAACACTGTCCCATCTCTCAACAAGTCACTGGATCTGGTCTGTTACTGTGATACGGTAGTTTACGTCTTAGATCCGCCACTCCTGGTCTATCAGGTGGTCTGGTACAAAGATGGACAGAAAGTGACCCTGCGAGAAAATATGCAGCTGCCGGACAATGCAACACTTCATTTTGACTCACTGCTGCCCTCTGATGCTGGATTCTACCAGTGTGAGGCTTACACGATTATGTCACGGCGGAGAAGACTTTTCAGCCTGGGCTATCTTCTCAGCT TTGAACCATGGAACGTCAGCATCAGCGGACCTGACATTGTGTTTCCTGGCAGACAGAGCAAATTCACCTGCTTGGCGAGATGTAGCTTGAATGTGGACTGTGCTGTCAAATGGCAGTTCAGGAGCGGCTTCCCCATTGGAACTCACCTTTCAGTCTATGAAAATGAGCTCAGGTGGACCCCTTCCATACCCGGTACTTTCCAAAACTTCACCTGCGTCGCAGAAAACGTAGCCACTAGACGCTCTGCTGAGGCCACCAAGATGGTTGAAGTCAAAG ATGGATCAGAGGCGGTGCAGTTCAGTGGACTTTTTGTAATGATCTTCAGCCTGGgtcagctgctgctttttgaTTCATAG
- the LOC124064161 gene encoding uncharacterized protein LOC124064161 isoform X2 gives MAHWNKLCCVLLVALTVASQEITWYGPVHAGQIVTFTCSSSCSTKCIYTWSFLGRTVNGSTLTWTPDGRDSMVELHCNILDPGTGVSNTMSINVEIHNRLSVQISSPNTVPSLNKSLDLVCYCDTVVYVLDPPLLVYQVVWYKDGQKVTLRENMQLPDNATLHFDSLLPSDAGFYQCEAYTIMSRRRRLFSLGYLLSFEPWNVSISGPDIVFPGRQSKFTCLARCSLNVDCAVKWQFRSGFPIGTHLSVYENELRWTPSIPGTFQNFTCVAENVATRRSAEATKMVEVKDGSEAVQFSGLFVMIFSLGQLLLFDS, from the exons ATGGCTCACTGGAATaagctttgctgtgttttgttggtGGCACTGACGG TGGCCTCACAGGAGATTACCTGGTATGGTCCAGTGCATGCTGGTCAAATTGTCACTTTCACCTGTTCCTCTTCTTGCTCTACAAAATGCATCTACACCTGGTCCTTCCTGGGCCGCACTGTCAATGGGAGCACATTAACCTGGACACCGGATGGACGGGACAGTATGGTAGAATTACACTGCAACATTCTTGATCCAGGAACAGGAGTCTCCAACACTATGTCCATCAATGTAGAAATTCATA ataGATTGTCTGTGCAAATCAGCTCACCAAACACTGTCCCATCTCTCAACAAGTCACTGGATCTGGTCTGTTACTGTGATACGGTAGTTTACGTCTTAGATCCGCCACTCCTGGTCTATCAGGTGGTCTGGTACAAAGATGGACAGAAAGTGACCCTGCGAGAAAATATGCAGCTGCCGGACAATGCAACACTTCATTTTGACTCACTGCTGCCCTCTGATGCTGGATTCTACCAGTGTGAGGCTTACACGATTATGTCACGGCGGAGAAGACTTTTCAGCCTGGGCTATCTTCTCAGCT TTGAACCATGGAACGTCAGCATCAGCGGACCTGACATTGTGTTTCCTGGCAGACAGAGCAAATTCACCTGCTTGGCGAGATGTAGCTTGAATGTGGACTGTGCTGTCAAATGGCAGTTCAGGAGCGGCTTCCCCATTGGAACTCACCTTTCAGTCTATGAAAATGAGCTCAGGTGGACCCCTTCCATACCCGGTACTTTCCAAAACTTCACCTGCGTCGCAGAAAACGTAGCCACTAGACGCTCTGCTGAGGCCACCAAGATGGTTGAAGTCAAAG ATGGATCAGAGGCGGTGCAGTTCAGTGGACTTTTTGTAATGATCTTCAGCCTGGgtcagctgctgctttttgaTTCATAG